DNA sequence from the bacterium genome:
CTCGCCAGTTAACATAGGAAATGAAGACCGGTCTATTCGTGCCATAAAATAACATCTCTCTTATTTCAGGAGGAAGCTTCTTTATCGGCTCGTGGAGGCTGAAGCCATATTCCTCCGCAAGGCTTCTTATGATGGCGGGATAATACTCGCTATAGAACTTCCTAAGGGGGATTATCCCGCCCTCCGCTATGCTCTTATCGTAATCAAAGACCAGGTCGGGAGAGAAATCGGTGACATAGCCCAAGCCGTGGCAAGTGGGGCAGGCGCCATAGGGGGAGTTGAAGGAAAACTTTCTCGGCTCCAGTTCGCCCATACTGAATCCGCAAATCGGACAGGCGAATTCCTCTGAGAAATAGAGCTCTTCCCCGTCCATCACGCTGACTATCACCTGTCCCTTGCCCATCTTCAAAGCCGTCTCAAGGGAATCGGTTAATCTTCCCTTTATCCCTTCCCTCAAGACTATCCTGTCAACAATCACCTCAATGTGATGGATTTTGTATTTATCAAGTAGGGGGATTTCCTCCTCGGCGAGATTTAGCATCTGCCCATCTACCCTTACCCTTGTGAAGCCTTCCCTTTTTATCTCCTCAAGGAGGGATTTATATTCTCCCTTGCGTCCCTTAACGATGGGGGCAAGGACGAGAATCCTTGTTCCTTCTGGGAGGTTGAGGATTTGGTCTGTTATCTGCTGAACCGTTTGCCTTTCTATTTTGACTCCGCAATTCGGACAATAGGGGACGCCGATGCGGGCGAAGAGGAGGCGGAGGTAGTCATATATCTCGGTGACGGTTCCGACCGTTGAGCGGGGATTACGCGGTGCGGATTTCTGGTCTATGGAGATCGCGGGGGATAAGCCATCAATGAAATCAACATCGGGCTTATCCATCTGCTCAAGGAACTGGCGGGCGTATGCTGATAGGCTCTCAACATATCTTCTTTGCCCTTCGGCGTAGATTGTATCAAAGGCTAGGGAGGATTTCCCCGAACCAGATAAACCCGTAATAACGACTAACTTATCCCGGGGAATCTCCAGATTGATGTTCTTGAGATTATGTTGCCTTGCGCCTCTGATGATAATCTTGTCCTGGGGCATGGGTTCTCTTTAAATTGATTTTAGCGAGGGGAAGATAAAAGTCAAGATAGTGGTAATCCATCGTAGAGGGAGAAGATATTCTCGTGGCTTTCAAGAAGGCGTTGTAGTAATGGAGTTTCGTTGTCATAGCGTGGGTTGAGTTTTTTGTCTTTGGGGGCGGTAGCGAAGCAATGACAGAAAGTTGGACAAGAAGAGATTGCCACGGGCTCCCTACGGGAGCCCTCGCAATGACAAAGGGGTGGATTGCCACGCCCGCTTCGGCGGGCTCGCATCTATAGGTATATGTTTTAGTGGCAATTCCTTCCATAGCGGGGTAAGAACCTCACTGTCATAGCGAGGAGCGAAGCAACGAAGCAATCTCGTATTTAGTAAAAAGAGACATAATGAAATTGTCAAGCCCGCCTTTCACGGATTCGCACCCATGGGTATTAGATTTTTATATGAGCCATTTTTCCCCTTTTCGTTATTTTGAATCCACCCTTTTTTCAAAAATCTTTACCCATGCCAGCATTGACATTCTTTTTGTCACTGCGAGGTGCTTGATTAGTTGGGCTTCTAAACAGCATAGAGATGATAGGACTGCGGAAGGGGTGAAGTATAACGGAAGAAAATAAATGTTATCGGCTCTTGGATAAAATTTGTACGGAAAATTAAAAGAAGAAATTTAGTGAATTAAGTATCGGCTCTCAATGGGCTAATGCAAAAAATCTTGCCAAATTACTCCTCTTTGCCCCGTAGCCCTGACTAACTGCCGTCAGAAGGCTCTCGCACTCATGAAAATAGAGTATCCCACAAGTTTCAAAAGGCGAAGACCCCCAAACTATTTCTTCTTTTTCTCCCTCCCATATCCATAACTGTAGTAATAGTAATAATAATAGTAGTAATAATAACCTCTTCGGGGAGTGAGGAAATTCAAAACCAATCCCAACAACCTACCACCCGCCTTCTCCAAACTCGCAATTGCCTGCCTGAGTATCCCTCTCCTTGTGGAGCCACTCTTAGCCAACATCAAAACCCCATCGCTTATCGCCGAGAGAACCAAAGCATCCGCCATCCCCATAATCGGAGGGGGATCCAGCACCACCATATCATACTTCTCCCCACACTCGTTCAGCAAATCCCGCATTCTTTGGGAATCCAGCATCTCCACGGGATTAGGCGGAACGGGACCGCAGGGGAGAACAAACAAGTTCTCTCCCACCTCCCTAACACAATCCTCAAGCTTTTCCTCCCCCACTAAAACACTTGTCAATCCCTTCTCCCTTTCCAAACCGAAGAGATGATGAATCTCGGGATGGCGCATATCGCAGTCTATGAGGAGCGTCTTCACTCCTCCCGTGCTGAAAGCAAGGGCGAGGTTGCTCGCAACGACTGTTTTCCCTTCGCCCTTAATTGAGGATGTCACCAGCAGTGTTTTGATGGGTTTATCCAACTGGCTGAACTTTATATTAGACCTCAATGTGCGGAAAGCCTCAGCGGCGCTCGAGCGGGGCTGAGTGAGGACCGGTAGATTTCCATCCTTTACCTCAAACTGGGGAATCGCTCCCAAGACCGCAACCCCCAAGTCCCTCTCCGCATCAAAAGGAGCCTTAACGGTATCGTCAAGATATTCCGCTAATAAAGCGGCTGCCACGCCGAGAAAAATGGCGAGGACGAAGCCAGTGGAGATGAGGAGATTGCGGGGTGGGAAGGCGGGAGAGGTGGGAAGGGTAGCTGTCTCAGCGATATAAGCGTTTCCTCTCGTAGTCGTCTCCCTGACCCTCGCCTCCTGCAATCTCTGCAAGAGGTCGGTATAGAGAGTGGAGAGGGTTTGTCTTTCCCTTTGGAGGCGAGCGTAGGTGAGGCTCTTATCGGGGAGGGTTGATAGTTGGGTCTCAAGTGGCTGAAGGAAATCCTCCAAAGCTTTCTTCTTCGCCTCATTAGCAAATATCTCCAATTGAGCGGATATCCTCTCGCTTTGAAGTGGATTTAGGGTGAGGCTTTCCCCAACCTCCTCTCTTGCCCTCTGCTTCAATCTCTCCTCCAATTCCCTCTTCAAGTTATCAAGATTCTTCTTAGCCTCTAAGACCTGGGGATTGTTCTGAGTGTATTTCTCCTGTAGGTTCAAAAGCTTCAGCTCCGCCTCCGCAATTGCATCTCTTAACTTGGAAATATAGGGGGCATCAGCTAATGTTTTCCCCGAGACGACCCATTCCCCCTGCTGTTTGAGGATATTCTCCACTTTCTCAAGCCTTGCCTGCGCCATCTTGATTGAAATATCGCATCCCTCTATCTCCGCGCGGAGATTTCCCACTCTCTCAATAAGCGAGCTCGTTTCCTTATCAATATCCACGAAGCCCTCCTGCTTTTGGAAATCCCTTATCTTCGCCTCAATCTCGTTCAATGTTTTCTCCATACCCTTTATACCCTTTTTCGGATTGCCGTAGATTTGCTCCTCAAGAAAAATCCTTGTCTCCCTGCTTTCCCTCTTAGCGATATTATCCACTTCCTCAACGAAGGCATTAGCGAGGGCGTTAGCCATAAGCATAGCGAGACGGGGGTTGGGGGAAGAAGCATCTATCTGGATGATATCCGTGTCCCTCAAAGCGTTCACCTTAATGGAGGAAGCCATTGCTTCAAGGCTTATATTATTTACCTCACCTGCGGAGGCTGAGTTTCGCCTCATATACTCAACTGCTTTCCGCAACACATCCCGGCTCGTCATAAGCTTAACAGCGGTGGAGATATCTGGTGCGAGGCTATAGGTGGGAAAGGG
Encoded proteins:
- a CDS encoding polysaccharide biosynthesis tyrosine autokinase — its product is MKEKREQREFRDYIAIFFNRMPVALITFGVVLGLVVIYTITQPKIYRASAKVRILRETEKILTIPFPTYSLAPDISTAVKLMTSRDVLRKAVEYMRRNSASAGEVNNISLEAMASSIKVNALRDTDIIQIDASSPNPRLAMLMANALANAFVEEVDNIAKRESRETRIFLEEQIYGNPKKGIKGMEKTLNEIEAKIRDFQKQEGFVDIDKETSSLIERVGNLRAEIEGCDISIKMAQARLEKVENILKQQGEWVVSGKTLADAPYISKLRDAIAEAELKLLNLQEKYTQNNPQVLEAKKNLDNLKRELEERLKQRAREEVGESLTLNPLQSERISAQLEIFANEAKKKALEDFLQPLETQLSTLPDKSLTYARLQRERQTLSTLYTDLLQRLQEARVRETTTRGNAYIAETATLPTSPAFPPRNLLISTGFVLAIFLGVAAALLAEYLDDTVKAPFDAERDLGVAVLGAIPQFEVKDGNLPVLTQPRSSAAEAFRTLRSNIKFSQLDKPIKTLLVTSSIKGEGKTVVASNLALAFSTGGVKTLLIDCDMRHPEIHHLFGLEREKGLTSVLVGEEKLEDCVREVGENLFVLPCGPVPPNPVEMLDSQRMRDLLNECGEKYDMVVLDPPPIMGMADALVLSAISDGVLMLAKSGSTRRGILRQAIASLEKAGGRLLGLVLNFLTPRRGYYYYYYYYYYYSYGYGREKKKK